A stretch of Drosophila gunungcola strain Sukarami chromosome 3L unlocalized genomic scaffold, Dgunungcola_SK_2 000002F, whole genome shotgun sequence DNA encodes these proteins:
- the LOC128257001 gene encoding protein phosphatase 1 regulatory subunit 16A isoform X1: MIKGILIQRKSQEDASYAKQLKMEHADLVAEMQTVESLPTHERLQLARLRRAQQLKLSRQKDKEWAKLQRSKGNTASGGSGTGSGSLGNALMNGNGDTTHHFRHANGSGTLSGRRHISFENSVVLLEAASRNDMPEVAALLQHGITPDAANEDGLTAMHQACIDNNVEMLQLLLEYGANVDAQDSDKWTPLHAAATCGHLELVRILIRNGANLLAVNTDGNMPYDLCDDENTLDFIEGEMAQRGVTQELIDETRSSTERIMLRDLMELVRTGGDLEEPDYQCATPLHIAAANGYVRVVEFLLEQHVNVDAMDKDLWTPVHAAACWGHLEVLEMLAQCGADLNVRNKDDETPSDICEDPEIRERIEQLKTEQESKRLAEAQRRRVRRSQSNNTRAQSVRRTSLRDKTLTTKKDAVEETRLRLQAQEATDSEAPSSGGDPLTNGYGYGNNNGEKRPSTGSSNGQLLPHSKSADALDNAMTASSAALAATATHSYQSRRPPDGRENDELLRLKAAGAVGEMQRATSAAAVILTEKGTAASAEAVQIQSSKEAANGKINVQVTVLVDTNGTHHQQHQQQQQQQHQQQQQHVLLLQQHQQHQQQQQQLVALDGYSATLANLKKQRSLSRTANVLNNFELSSQTTSNAHQIAAATATTTNGSVLGAGGSSTGSNNNNNNLSTSNNNNNGSAPISTQPMGHMGHMGSGSILSDFEASSPAGSSLNKFSGITGDVVTDSTSSSRKCCVLM; encoded by the exons ATGATCAAGGGCATTTTGATACAGCGCAAGAGCCAAGAGGATGCCAGCTACGCCAAGCAGCTCAAGATGGAGCACGCCGATCTGGTGGCCGAGATGCAGACGGTGGAGAGTCTGCCCACCCACGAGCGGCTCCAGCTGGCCAGATT ACGTCGTGCCCAGCAGCTGAAGCTGTCCCGGCAGAAGGACAAGGAGTGGGCCAAGTTGCAGCGGTCGAAAGGCAACACGGCGAGCGGTGGCAGCGGAACCGGAAGCGGGTCGCTGGGCAACGCGCTGATGAACGGCAACGGGGATACGACGCACCACTTCCGGCACGCCAACGGTTCGGGTACGCTGAGCGGCAGGCGGCACATATCCTTCGAGAACAGCGTGGTGCTCCTCGAGGCTGCCTCCCGGAACGACATGCCCGAGGTGGCGGCCCTGCTGCAGCACGGAATCACGCCGGATGCGGCCAACGAGGACGGACTGACGGCGATGCATCAGGCGTGCATTGACAACAACGTGGAGATGCTGCAGCTACTGCTGGAGTACGGTGCGAATGTGGATGCGCAGGACAGTGATAAGTGGACGCCGCTGCATGCGGCTGCCACCTGCGGCCACCTCGAGCTGGTGCGCATCCTCATCCGGAACGGCGCCAATCTGCTGGCCGTCAACACCGACGGCAACATGCCCTACGACCTGTGCGACGATGAGAACACGCTGGACTTCATCGAGGGCGAGATGGCGCAACGGGGCGTTACCCAGGAGCTGATCGACGAGACGCGCTCCTCCACGGAGCGCATAATGCTGCGCGACCTCATGGAACTGGTCCGCACCGGAGGGGATTTGGAGGAGCCGGACTACCAGTGCGCCACACCC CTTCACATAGCTGCTGCCAATGGATATGTCCGTGTCGTTGAGTTTTTGTTGGAACAGCATGTCAACGTGGATGCCATGGACAAGGATCTGTGGACTCCGGTTCATGCCGCCGCCTGCTGGGGACAT CTGGAGGTGCTGGAGATGCTGGCCCAATGTGGTGCTGACTTAAATGTTCGCAACAAGGACGATGAGACGCCCTCAG ATATCTGTGAAGACCCCGAGATCAGGGAGCGCATCGAGCAGCTGAAGACGGAGCAGGAGAGCAAACGACTGGCCGAGGCGCAACGACGGCGCGTTCGACGCTCACAGAGCAACAACacaag AGCCCAATCAGTGCGACGTACTAGTTTGCGGGACAAAACGCTGACAACCAAAAAGGATGCCGTCGAGGAGACGCGACTGCGTCTGCAGGCCCAGGAGGCGACGGATTCGGAGGCTCCCTCCTCGGGCGGCGATCCCCTGACCAATGGCTATGGTTACGGGAACAACAACGGCGAGAAGCGACCCTCGACGGGCAGTTCGAATGGCCAGCTACTGCCGCACTCCAAGTCCGCCGATGCGCTGGACAATGCCATGACGGCATCCTCCGCCGCACTGGCGGCCACCGCCACACATTCCTACCAGTCGCGTCGTCCTCCGGATGGCCGGGAAAACGACGAGCTGCTCCGCCTGAAAGCCGCCGGCGCCGTCGGTGAGATGCAGCGGGCCACCTCGGCGGCGGCCGTCATCCTCACCGAGAAGGGAACGGCGGCCAGTGCCGAGGCCGTCCAGATCCAATCGTCCAAGGAGGCTGCCAACGGCAAGATCAATGTCCAGGTCACCGTCCTCGTGG ACACCAATGGCACGCAccatcagcaacatcaacagcagcagcagcagcaacatcagcagcagcagcaacatgtaTTGCTGttgcagcaacaccagcagcatcaacagcagcagcagcagcttgtTGCATTAGATGGCTATAGTGCCACATTGGCTAATTTGAAGAAGCAACGCTCGCTTTCACGCACCGCCAATGTACTCAATAACTTCGAATTGTCATCCCAAACAACTAGCAATGCCCATCAAATTGCAGCTGCTACTGCAACTACAACTAATGGTTCTGTTTTAGGAGCCGGCGGCAGCAGCactggcagcaacaacaacaacaacaaccttagcaccagcaacaacaacaacaatggatCAGCACCGATCTCGACGCAACCAATGGGTCATATGGGTCACATGGGTTCGGGCAGCATACTATCCGACTTCGAGGCATCATCGCCGGCGGGCAGTTCGCTGAACAAGTTCAGCGGAATCACCGGGGATGTGGTCACCGATAGCACCAGTTCCAGTCGCAAATGCTGCGTCCTGATGTAG
- the LOC128257001 gene encoding protein phosphatase 1 regulatory subunit 16A isoform X2, whose product MIKGILIQRKSQEDASYAKQLKMEHADLVAEMQTVESLPTHERLQLARLRRAQQLKLSRQKDKEWAKLQRSKGNTASGGSGTGSGSLGNALMNGNGDTTHHFRHANGSGTLSGRRHISFENSVVLLEAASRNDMPEVAALLQHGITPDAANEDGLTAMHQACIDNNVEMLQLLLEYGANVDAQDSDKWTPLHAAATCGHLELVRILIRNGANLLAVNTDGNMPYDLCDDENTLDFIEGEMAQRGVTQELIDETRSSTERIMLRDLMELVRTGGDLEEPDYQCATPLHIAAANGYVRVVEFLLEQHVNVDAMDKDLWTPVHAAACWGHLEVLEMLAQCGADLNVRNKDDETPSDICEDPEIRERIEQLKTEQESKRLAEAQRRRVRRSQSNNTRAQSVRRTSLRDKTLTTKKDAVEETRLRLQAQEATDSEAPSSGGDPLTNGYGYGNNNGEKRPSTGSSNGQLLPHSKSADALDNAMTASSAALAATATHSYQSRRPPDGRENDELLRLKAAGAVGEMQRATSAAAVILTEKGTAASAEAVQIQSSKEAANGKINVQVTVLVGAGGSSTGSNNNNNNLSTSNNNNNGSAPISTQPMGHMGHMGSGSILSDFEASSPAGSSLNKFSGITGDVVTDSTSSSRKCCVLM is encoded by the exons ATGATCAAGGGCATTTTGATACAGCGCAAGAGCCAAGAGGATGCCAGCTACGCCAAGCAGCTCAAGATGGAGCACGCCGATCTGGTGGCCGAGATGCAGACGGTGGAGAGTCTGCCCACCCACGAGCGGCTCCAGCTGGCCAGATT ACGTCGTGCCCAGCAGCTGAAGCTGTCCCGGCAGAAGGACAAGGAGTGGGCCAAGTTGCAGCGGTCGAAAGGCAACACGGCGAGCGGTGGCAGCGGAACCGGAAGCGGGTCGCTGGGCAACGCGCTGATGAACGGCAACGGGGATACGACGCACCACTTCCGGCACGCCAACGGTTCGGGTACGCTGAGCGGCAGGCGGCACATATCCTTCGAGAACAGCGTGGTGCTCCTCGAGGCTGCCTCCCGGAACGACATGCCCGAGGTGGCGGCCCTGCTGCAGCACGGAATCACGCCGGATGCGGCCAACGAGGACGGACTGACGGCGATGCATCAGGCGTGCATTGACAACAACGTGGAGATGCTGCAGCTACTGCTGGAGTACGGTGCGAATGTGGATGCGCAGGACAGTGATAAGTGGACGCCGCTGCATGCGGCTGCCACCTGCGGCCACCTCGAGCTGGTGCGCATCCTCATCCGGAACGGCGCCAATCTGCTGGCCGTCAACACCGACGGCAACATGCCCTACGACCTGTGCGACGATGAGAACACGCTGGACTTCATCGAGGGCGAGATGGCGCAACGGGGCGTTACCCAGGAGCTGATCGACGAGACGCGCTCCTCCACGGAGCGCATAATGCTGCGCGACCTCATGGAACTGGTCCGCACCGGAGGGGATTTGGAGGAGCCGGACTACCAGTGCGCCACACCC CTTCACATAGCTGCTGCCAATGGATATGTCCGTGTCGTTGAGTTTTTGTTGGAACAGCATGTCAACGTGGATGCCATGGACAAGGATCTGTGGACTCCGGTTCATGCCGCCGCCTGCTGGGGACAT CTGGAGGTGCTGGAGATGCTGGCCCAATGTGGTGCTGACTTAAATGTTCGCAACAAGGACGATGAGACGCCCTCAG ATATCTGTGAAGACCCCGAGATCAGGGAGCGCATCGAGCAGCTGAAGACGGAGCAGGAGAGCAAACGACTGGCCGAGGCGCAACGACGGCGCGTTCGACGCTCACAGAGCAACAACacaag AGCCCAATCAGTGCGACGTACTAGTTTGCGGGACAAAACGCTGACAACCAAAAAGGATGCCGTCGAGGAGACGCGACTGCGTCTGCAGGCCCAGGAGGCGACGGATTCGGAGGCTCCCTCCTCGGGCGGCGATCCCCTGACCAATGGCTATGGTTACGGGAACAACAACGGCGAGAAGCGACCCTCGACGGGCAGTTCGAATGGCCAGCTACTGCCGCACTCCAAGTCCGCCGATGCGCTGGACAATGCCATGACGGCATCCTCCGCCGCACTGGCGGCCACCGCCACACATTCCTACCAGTCGCGTCGTCCTCCGGATGGCCGGGAAAACGACGAGCTGCTCCGCCTGAAAGCCGCCGGCGCCGTCGGTGAGATGCAGCGGGCCACCTCGGCGGCGGCCGTCATCCTCACCGAGAAGGGAACGGCGGCCAGTGCCGAGGCCGTCCAGATCCAATCGTCCAAGGAGGCTGCCAACGGCAAGATCAATGTCCAGGTCACCGTCCTCGTGG GAGCCGGCGGCAGCAGCactggcagcaacaacaacaacaacaaccttagcaccagcaacaacaacaacaatggatCAGCACCGATCTCGACGCAACCAATGGGTCATATGGGTCACATGGGTTCGGGCAGCATACTATCCGACTTCGAGGCATCATCGCCGGCGGGCAGTTCGCTGAACAAGTTCAGCGGAATCACCGGGGATGTGGTCACCGATAGCACCAGTTCCAGTCGCAAATGCTGCGTCCTGATGTAG
- the LOC128257001 gene encoding protein phosphatase 1 regulatory subunit 16A isoform X3, whose protein sequence is MIKGILIQRKSQEDASYAKQLKMEHADLVAEMQTVESLPTHERLQLARLRRAQQLKLSRQKDKEWAKLQRSKGNTASGGSGTGSGSLGNALMNGNGDTTHHFRHANGSGTLSGRRHISFENSVVLLEAASRNDMPEVAALLQHGITPDAANEDGLTAMHQACIDNNVEMLQLLLEYGANVDAQDSDKWTPLHAAATCGHLELVRILIRNGANLLAVNTDGNMPYDLCDDENTLDFIEGEMAQRGVTQELIDETRSSTERIMLRDLMELVRTGGDLEEPDYQCATPLHIAAANGYVRVVEFLLEQHVNVDAMDKDLWTPVHAAACWGHLEVLEMLAQCGADLNVRNKDDETPSDICEDPEIRERIEQLKTEQESKRLAEAQRRRVRRSQSNNTSPISATY, encoded by the exons ATGATCAAGGGCATTTTGATACAGCGCAAGAGCCAAGAGGATGCCAGCTACGCCAAGCAGCTCAAGATGGAGCACGCCGATCTGGTGGCCGAGATGCAGACGGTGGAGAGTCTGCCCACCCACGAGCGGCTCCAGCTGGCCAGATT ACGTCGTGCCCAGCAGCTGAAGCTGTCCCGGCAGAAGGACAAGGAGTGGGCCAAGTTGCAGCGGTCGAAAGGCAACACGGCGAGCGGTGGCAGCGGAACCGGAAGCGGGTCGCTGGGCAACGCGCTGATGAACGGCAACGGGGATACGACGCACCACTTCCGGCACGCCAACGGTTCGGGTACGCTGAGCGGCAGGCGGCACATATCCTTCGAGAACAGCGTGGTGCTCCTCGAGGCTGCCTCCCGGAACGACATGCCCGAGGTGGCGGCCCTGCTGCAGCACGGAATCACGCCGGATGCGGCCAACGAGGACGGACTGACGGCGATGCATCAGGCGTGCATTGACAACAACGTGGAGATGCTGCAGCTACTGCTGGAGTACGGTGCGAATGTGGATGCGCAGGACAGTGATAAGTGGACGCCGCTGCATGCGGCTGCCACCTGCGGCCACCTCGAGCTGGTGCGCATCCTCATCCGGAACGGCGCCAATCTGCTGGCCGTCAACACCGACGGCAACATGCCCTACGACCTGTGCGACGATGAGAACACGCTGGACTTCATCGAGGGCGAGATGGCGCAACGGGGCGTTACCCAGGAGCTGATCGACGAGACGCGCTCCTCCACGGAGCGCATAATGCTGCGCGACCTCATGGAACTGGTCCGCACCGGAGGGGATTTGGAGGAGCCGGACTACCAGTGCGCCACACCC CTTCACATAGCTGCTGCCAATGGATATGTCCGTGTCGTTGAGTTTTTGTTGGAACAGCATGTCAACGTGGATGCCATGGACAAGGATCTGTGGACTCCGGTTCATGCCGCCGCCTGCTGGGGACAT CTGGAGGTGCTGGAGATGCTGGCCCAATGTGGTGCTGACTTAAATGTTCGCAACAAGGACGATGAGACGCCCTCAG ATATCTGTGAAGACCCCGAGATCAGGGAGCGCATCGAGCAGCTGAAGACGGAGCAGGAGAGCAAACGACTGGCCGAGGCGCAACGACGGCGCGTTCGACGCTCACAGAGCAACAACacaag CCCAATCAGTGCGACGTACTAG
- the LOC128257339 gene encoding uncharacterized protein LOC128257339 codes for MESLAKYRYSLVAGSFAAGGSFFGKLPSHLRAQKLLNTSGTISNSSYLDIALVHGLPLLLMIVCNVSNLRCFLKALQMTDQTLTCVVLTAASNYVLSFILGALVYHEPLTALSGIGITLILAGLWFLCDGGAMESKKMDPGKDK; via the exons atggagTCGCTTGCAAAATACCGTTATAGCTTGGTGGCTGGGTCCTTTGCCGCTGGGGGGAGCTTTTTTGGAAAACTTCCCAGCCACCTCAGAGCTCAGAAATTACTGAACACTTCTGGAACTATTTCCAACTCGTCTTATTTGG ATATTGCATTAGTGCATGGCCTACCACTACTTCTTATGATAGTCTGCAATGTTAGTAACTTGCGATGTTTTTTGAAAGCCCTTCAAATGACTGATCAAACTTTAACCTGCGTTGTTTTAACTGCCGCCTCTAACTATGTCTTATCG tttattttagGAGCTCTTGTATACCACGAACCACTTACAGCATTATCTGGAATTGGTATTACACTAATTCTTGCTGGCCTTTGGTTTCTCTGCGATGGAGGAGCAATGGAGTCCAAGAAAATGGATCCAGGGAAGgacaaataa
- the LOC128257340 gene encoding caprin homolog has product MFLHLHFFPETSELNETEQRLNIIPHFELKTSLSQPGRSQRRTMPSAANSANATTTATAAAATAPNNNSSASKEKRSSISSLGGSGAGAAGAAINGQNNNSGSIGGNLNAAEGSQTDLANSNNNNASNGNAAKSKATAPELYNPLKQMLVTIEHKIRNLEKRKTKLESYRAIQSGGKELSGDQASAVAKYDAVLANLEFAREMSKHIQQQSKEAEKEQKKQARKDNLAKAIAETIKIREVLIMQNVINCFNDEQVRNDFLAGENGATKLDSSDLDVLEKFCIESQTRRPETADDVSFITTAQKSAELFSSTINARPKSFGEMTFEKLRALFQKIQDCGYLDKYYLVPLAENAVANSTDSGTGSGDGEGGDLLNDGSGELDTELPSEPSARNSLEEGLDKLHLGVQTELEQHQQHQQQQERPGHHLLEQQHQRAPSLDHQQQTLVVQQQQQQQPPPPPQQQVYQAPPPARGTTTPVHVLYAPAPPPQQQPQQPPPHPHQLLSSPVNLQALQTGAAAPPPQQQQQQQPHPTHFAPNVRAVEQNYFKQPPPHPQAPGLQAQPTPQQQQFMQQLRPLAEVLGTGSFHFLQDSELDNPEALAPPPPTNQGLVFEQQPPQPNHVEEPPQAIQTLTFTNQSFPSQQPKPQQQAPAQQQLFSPVLIHEQRQQQPQPMLIMPRLPTQQPQQPAPQGIGMQPGDVTSVFPYEVAAVTYEQQIQQQLKQQQQQQQQQQQQQQQLEEPSPVNTSSSVGAGGDVENNEWHTRNNDTNAAATAALTNVLKGEATPPAPPTKWSSEMNAMSSAASNGSSNTSHKQEWATPRDHSAGGYADNDGNNHWNNSQGEGRRNSGNYQRRGGDRDNRDRDQGGRGDERRNGGDRGNYRSRQYGNSSNPNGRNSGNSGVYFRNNESGNGGGNSYYQNGGGGGGTYNKESRYENSGGGGGSYRGQRGGNQQRNVNGSYGGGRPMGDRGRGGAGNQGGGGYINRQNQSQRMPLGLENKN; this is encoded by the exons ATGTTTCTCCACCTCCATTTTTTCCCCGAGACAAGCGAACTGAACGAAACAGAGCAGCGTTTAAACATCATTCCCCATTTCGAGCTAAAAACGTCGTTGAGCCAACCAGGAAGATCACAACGGCGCACCATGCCTTCGGCTGCCAATTCTGCTAATGCTACCACCACCGCTACCGCTGCCGCTGCGACTGcccccaacaacaacagcagcgcTAGCAAGGAGAAGCGCTCCTCAATCAGTTCGCTGGGCGGATCGGGAGCGGGGGCTGCTGGAGCCGCTATCAATGGCcagaacaacaacagcggcagcaTCGGCGGCAATTTGAATGCGGCGGAGGGCAGCCAAACGGACCtggccaacagcaacaacaacaatgcgaGCAATGGAAACGCTGCCAAGTCAAAGGCAACCGCTCCGGAGCTCTATAATCCGCTTAAGCAGATGCTGGTCACCATCGAGCACAAGATCCGGAATCTGGAGAAGCGCAAG ACCAAGCTGGAGTCCTATCGCGCCATTCAGAGCGGCGGCAAGGAACTGAGTGGCGACCAGGCTTCGGCCGTGGCCAAATACGACGCGGTCTTGGCCAATCTGGAATTCGCACGCGAGATGTCCAAGCATATTCAGCAGCAGTCCAAGGAGGCCGAAAAAGAGCAGAAAAAGCAGGCGCGCAAG GATAATTTGGCAAAAGCGATTGCTGAGACGATCAAGATTCGTGAAGTTCTGATTATGCAGAATGTGATCAACTGCTTCAACGACGAACAAGTGCGCAACGATTTTCTGGCCGGTGAGAACGGAGCGACAAAGTTGGACAGCAGCGATTTGGATGTGCTGGAGAAGTT CTGCATTGAGTCGCAAACCCGGCGCCCGGAAACCGCCGACGATGTTAGCTTCATTACCACTGCCCAAAAGTCTGCTGAACTGTTTTCGTCTACCATCAATGCGCGTCCCAAGTCTTTTGGCGAAATGACCTTCGAGAAGTTGCGTGCCCTCTTCCAGAAGATTCAGGACTGCGGCTACTTGGACAAGTACTACCTGGTGCCTCTGGCCGAGAACGCGGTGGCCAACAGCACGGACAGTGGCACCGGAAGCGGCGATGGCGAGGGCGGGGACTTGTTGAACGATGGCTCTGGCGAACTGGACACGGAACTGCCATCGGAGCCATCGGCTCGCAATTCGTTGGAGGAGGGGCTGGACAAGTTGCATCTGGGCGTGCAAACGGAACTGgagcagcatcaacagcaccagcaacaacaggaGCGTCCGGGACATCATCTGTtggagcagcagcaccaacGTGCTCCTTCTCTGGATCATCAGCAGCAGACCTTAGTggtgcagcaacaacagcagcagcagccgccaccaccaccacaacaaCAGGTGTACCAAGCACCTCCTCCGGCTAGAGGAACCACCACGCCAGTGCATGTTCTGTACGCTCCAGCGCCGCCTccccagcagcagccgcaacaGCCGCCGCCGCATCCTCACCAGCTGTTGAGTAGTCCCGTGAATCTCCAGGCCTTGCAGACGGGAGCCGCAGCTCCTccaccgcagcagcaacaacagcagcagccgcatcCAACTCACTTCGCACCCAATGTGCGGGCCGTGGAGCAGAATTACTTTAAGCAGCCGCCGCCTCATCCGCAGGCTCCAGGACTGCAGGCACAACCAacgccacagcagcagcaatttaTGCAGCAGCTGCGTCCCTTGGCGGAGGTCTTGGGCACAGGAAGCTTCCACTTTCTGCAGGACAGCGAATTGGACAATCCTGAGGCCTTGGCCCCACCGCCTCCGACCAATCAGGGACTGGTATTCGAGCAACAGCCGCCGCAGCCCAACCATGTCGAAGAACCACCTCAGGCCATACAAACGCTGACGTTCACCAATCAATCGTTTCCATCGCAGCAGCCCAAACCCCAGCAGCAGGCTCCTGCACAGCAGCAGCTCTTCTCCCCGGTTCTGATCCACGAACAAcgccagcagcagccgcaacCCATGCTGATAATGCCGCGCTTGCCGACCCAACAGCCTCAGCAGCCAGCTCCTCAGGGCATTGGAATGCAGCCGGGCGATGTAACCTCAGTTTTTCCGTACGAAGTTGCTGCGGTTACCTATGAGCAGCAGatccagcagcagctgaagcagcaacaacaacagcagcagcagcaacaa cagcagcagcagcagttggaGGAGCCTTCGCCTGTGAACACCTCTTCCAGTGTTGGTGCCGGTGGCGATGTGGAGAACAATGAATGGCATACCCGTAACAATGATACGAATGCTGCAGCCACAGCTGCGCTTACGAATGTGCTGAAGGGCGAGGCCACGCCCCCGGCACCGCCCACCAAGTGGAGCTCGGAGATGAATGCCATGAGCAGCGCTGCTTCGAATGGCAGTAGCAACACGAGCCACAAACAGGAGTGGGCGACGCCCAGGGACCACAGCGCTGGTGGCTATGCGGACAACGATGGCAACAACCACTGGAACAACTCTCAAGGGGAGGGCCGTCGCAACTCTGGCAACTACCAGCGACGCGGTGGAGATCGGGATAACCGGGACCGTGATCAGGGCGGGCGAGGCGATGAGCGGCGCAATGGCGGTGACAGAGGCAACTACCGGTCGCGCCAATACGGCAACTCCTCGAACCCGAACGGAcgcaattcaggcaacagcggCGTGTACTTCCGGAACAATGAGTCCGGAAACGGTGGAGGCAACAGCTACTACCAGAatggcggtggcggcggtggcacGTACAACAAGGAGTCGCGCTACGAGAACTCTGGCGGTGGAGGAGGAAGCTATCGGGGCCAGCGCGGGGGTAACCAGCAGAGAAACGTTAATGGTTCGTACGGCGGCGGCAGGCCCATGGGCGATCGTGGGCGTGGCGGAGCGGGCAACCAGGGCGGTGGTGGCTATATAAACCGACAGAACCAGTCACAGCGCATGCCTCTTGGACTGGAGAATAAAAACTGA
- the LOC128257264 gene encoding gram-negative bacteria-binding protein 2, translating to MSCKTLSCLLLLISSYAILGFKIPSIDFEMLEEQGFEVSIPDEPGIQRVFYMLQVDDTCPALMDYITEAVNGSWVSRQKMSLQNNDKLQISLLVQFNEEIFEKSETKVILNKRLLTTRDFSSRSISFPSGEGECQAFLAPQQQTKRCKPAQTIVSNGRRACQGELIFEDNFSEAQLNKSTWKHDIRQRMYHVEEELVAFDDAVRNSFVKEGELHIVPIVASEVTEGSFKLGDRCTAVESPDQECNIAQGSFYSIKPPVFSAQIHTRDSFSFKFGKIVVRAKLPKGDWLFPYLMLQPVSTYAETHYAKQLRIAYARGNAFLRTKKGEDISGSHLYGGGVVWHHGNAVQFLKDKVSKTHYGDGFHNYTMIWQRDKITLMVDEEVYGELYDGLPFFNEKCFIIFGVTVGGFLNFDDSILEKDVKPYKNREPRAALSFWQHRDAWAPTWGRQSAMIIDYVRVYAE from the exons ATGAGCTGCAAAACGCTCTCTTGCTTGTTATTGCTTATTTCAAGCTATGCTATTTTGGGTTTTAAGATACCTAGCATTGATTTTGAAATGCTAGAAGAACAAGGATTCGAGGTGTCCATACCAG ATGAACCTGGCATTCAGAGGGTGTTCTACATGCTTCAAGTAGACGACACCTGTCCGGCCCTAATGGACTATATTACGGAGGCAGTTAATGGGAGCTGGGTTTCCAGGCAAAAGATGAGTCTCCAGAACAACGACAAGCTGCAGATCTCATTGCTGGTGCAGTTTAATGAGGAAATCTTCGAGAAGAGTGAAACTAAGGTGATCCTCAACAAGCGGTTACTGACCACCAGGGATTTCAGCTCGCGGAGCATTAGTTTTCCCTCGGGAGAGGGTGAGTGTCAGGCATTCCTGGCTCCCCAACAGCAAACCAAACGCTGCAAACCCGCCCAAACGATTGTGAGCAATGGCCGCCGAGCCTGCCAGGGTGAACTCATCTTCGAGGACAACTTTTCGGAGGCACAACTGAACAAGAGTACCTGGAAGCACGATATTCG GCAGCGCATGTACCACGTGGAGGAGGAGCTTGTGGCCTTCGACGATGCCGTTAGAAACTCCTTTGTAAAAGAGGGCGAACTGCACATAGTTCCCATAGTAGCAAGTGAGGTAACCGAGGGCAGTTTCAAGCTGGGTGATCGCTGTACGGCCGTAGAAAGTCCGGATCAGGAGTGCAATATTGCCCAGGGCAGCTTCTATAGCATCAAGCCCCCAGTTTTCTCCGCTCAAATTCATACCAGAGACtcgtttagttttaaatttggcAAGATCGTGGTGCGAGCCAAGCTACCCAAGGGGGATTGGCTTTTTCCCT atttgatGCTCCAACCTGTTTCCACTTATGCGGAGACCCACTATGCCAAGCAGTTGC GAATTGCCTACGCCCGAGGAAACGCTTTTTTGCGCACTAAAAAAGGAGAAGACATTTCAGGGAGTCATCTGTATGGCGGTGGAGTTGTTTGGCATCATGGAAACGCCGTTCAGTTTCTCAAGGATAAAGTGAGCAAGACCCATTATGGCGATGGTTTCCACAACTACACTATGATCTGGCAAAGGGATAAAATAACCCTGATGGTGGATGAGGAGGTTTATGGAGAGCTGTATGATGGATTGCCGTTCTTCAACGAGAAGTGCTTTATCATATTTGGAGTAACAGTGGGAGGATTTCTCAATTTTGATGATAGCATATTGGAAAAGGATGTAAAGCCCTATAAAAACAGGGAGCCCCGCGCCGCACTGTCTTTTTGGCAACACCGCGATGCTTGGGCACCCACTTGGGGCAGGCAGAGCGCCATGATTATAGACTATGTCAGGGTTTACGCAGagtaa